TATTGTTTGCAGGAATGACATTATTCATTCCTAAAGTCACCCAAGCGGTGGTAACTTCAATGGGATGCAATATAGTTAGTAATAATGACATTCCACCACGATCACTTACCATATATAGTAAAGCACCCAATAACACAGAATATTATATAGGCGAATCAAGTAATCAATTGAGCTGTTTCGCAGAGACAAAGAAAATGTTATTGGGTGACGATAGATTAGTAACAATTAAAATACATGCCGACAGAGCATCAATTCCTGGGCTGCCCAATATTTATCAAACAAACATTAAAGGAATTGGAATAAAAGTTGATATCGATTACTCACAATCTGCATTTTGTAGCAAAGTAGAGAAAAAAATCGTTAACAACGGAATAGACGTCGATTGCATATTAAACCCTGCGGGGGTATCATCTTCATCTCTTAATCCATCCTTCCTATCATTCAAAATAAACCTTGTCAAGTTAGATAATAACTTTGATACCGGTTTAGTTAATGATTTCCCTAAATTTAATTTTACTTATTACGTGCAAAACCAAGGAGAAAAAACAGCTAACACACTTCCCTATATGGGTTTTCTTCGAAATGGGGTTACTTTAACAAAAGCGGGCTGTGAGTTAACTCGCCCCGATATTAATTTTAACTTAGGAGCACAGCAGCAAAAAGATTTTACTAGCATTGGGTCTAAGGGCCGTGATAATACACAAAAAATAGCTTTAACCTGTGATCCCAATACCAAATACTCCTTTAAAATCGATGGTGATGCCGAGCTAAAGCATCAAGGCGTCATTAAATTATCCCCAGAACCCGGTGCCGCCAGCGGGGTGGGAGTGCAACTACTTACTGGTAAAAATAATGACCCAGTAGTATTTGGCCAACCTAAACAAATGGGTATCTCCGCCAGTAGTGGTACTAATTTACAGGAAGAAATAGATATCACCGCCCGCTATTATCAAATTGCGGATAAAGTCACCCCCGGCAGCGCCAATGCCAGTGCCACCTTTACTATGACTTATCAGTAGCAAATTGCGGTGGCAGTGAGTTAACTTCACTGCCACCGTAGCGGCCATTGTCAAGAGTCGGAATGGTATTTTCCCAAAAAGTAAACTGCCCCCAAAAGTTGGACAGTTCTTATCAGGCGGCTAATTGGGTCTGGGTTGATGCGCTTAAACGCGATCCTGGTGGGTAATAATGCTGGAGATTGTTTATCAAAGTCGCTTTAAAAAAGATGCAACAGGGTATGCCAATAATAAAAAAGCGCAAAAAATTATTTTAGAAACTATTGCACTGTTGCAAACCGGCAAGGCACTTCCTAAAAAATATAAAGCACATCCTTTGACAGGTAACTATATTGGCTATCTCGAGTGTTATGGTATGCCAGATTTACACTTAATTTATCAACGTTCTGATTCAGCGGTTAAATTATATCGTGTCGGGAGCCATGCCTATTTGTTTTAAGATGCCAGTATCTGGGTGGACTTTGCTAAAATTTTCTGGCAAAACCTGACCAATTCCAGACATTAGTTTAAACAATTCTCAAGTTATTCCTTAATTCCTCCATTTTTATCCGGTAAATTCCCGCTAAACTAGTAACCTATGCAAAAACCATCTCAGAACACATAAAGGGACTCTTCGCCATCATGAAAGCTCAATCCAAACGCACTTCCCGCTTATTGATTTTATTGGGAATAGCGGTGGCGATTATTGTTGCTGTGTTTGTCTGGCGTCATTTCAGTGCAACCCCCGATGGCAGCACTGGCGCGCAGCAGCATGCGGTGGGGAACAACCCTGCCCGCGCAGGGGGGCGGCGTAATATGCCGATGCCGCCGGTACAAGCCGCCACCGCTACCGAACAAGCGGTGCCGCGTTATCTCACCGGTTTAGGGACGGTGATTGCCGCCAACACCGTAACAGTCACCAGTCGGGTTGACGGTCAGCTAATGGCTATCCATTTTACCGAAGGCCAACAGGTCAACGCTGGCGACTTACTGGTCGAAATTGACCCGCGCCCATACCAAGTCCAACTGACCCAAGCTCAGGGGCAGCTGGCGAAAGATCAAGCCACACTGGATAACGCGCGTCGCGATTTAGCCCGTTACCAAAAACTGGCGAAAACCGGCCTGATTTCACAAC
The sequence above is drawn from the Yersinia enterocolitica subsp. enterocolitica genome and encodes:
- a CDS encoding fimbrial protein; the encoded protein is MKNKKHVLLSHLIILFAGMTLFIPKVTQAVVTSMGCNIVSNNDIPPRSLTIYSKAPNNTEYYIGESSNQLSCFAETKKMLLGDDRLVTIKIHADRASIPGLPNIYQTNIKGIGIKVDIDYSQSAFCSKVEKKIVNNGIDVDCILNPAGVSSSSLNPSFLSFKINLVKLDNNFDTGLVNDFPKFNFTYYVQNQGEKTANTLPYMGFLRNGVTLTKAGCELTRPDINFNLGAQQQKDFTSIGSKGRDNTQKIALTCDPNTKYSFKIDGDAELKHQGVIKLSPEPGAASGVGVQLLTGKNNDPVVFGQPKQMGISASSGTNLQEEIDITARYYQIADKVTPGSANASATFTMTYQ
- a CDS encoding type II toxin-antitoxin system YafQ family toxin, giving the protein MLEIVYQSRFKKDATGYANNKKAQKIILETIALLQTGKALPKKYKAHPLTGNYIGYLECYGMPDLHLIYQRSDSAVKLYRVGSHAYLF